In one window of Paracholeplasma morum DNA:
- a CDS encoding chorismate synthase translates to MNQFGNLFRISIYGESHQSAIGVIIDGMKPGVLFDESLLLNDLQRRKAGAVGTTLRVEDDNPVITSGILNGYTTGSPIHVMFENMNKRSEDYKNLLTQPRPGHADFVAYNKYKGFNDNRGGGHFSGRLTTTIVAAGAFAKMLTNHQIESKLIQVGDLTDLNGLDSYLKEISESFDSVGGIIEITVKNPEIGLGEPFFDSVESKISHMLFSIPAVKGVEFGVGFKGITLKGSEFNDLIIDEKGKTITNHNGGINGGITNGNDIVLRVFIKPASSIFLPQETFDFESKQIKTLQIKGRHDACIARRALVVIEAACAIALADLYLEKQSRE, encoded by the coding sequence ATGAATCAATTTGGCAATTTATTTAGGATAAGTATCTATGGTGAAAGTCACCAAAGTGCGATTGGTGTTATAATCGATGGGATGAAACCTGGCGTTCTTTTTGATGAGTCGTTACTCTTAAATGATCTACAAAGAAGAAAAGCTGGTGCGGTCGGCACTACCCTTAGAGTTGAAGATGATAACCCGGTTATTACATCAGGAATCTTAAATGGATATACGACTGGGTCACCGATTCACGTTATGTTTGAAAACATGAATAAACGTAGCGAGGACTATAAAAACTTATTAACCCAACCAAGACCTGGTCATGCTGATTTTGTCGCATATAATAAATACAAAGGCTTCAATGATAATAGAGGTGGCGGACACTTCTCAGGACGTCTTACAACTACGATTGTTGCTGCCGGAGCGTTTGCCAAAATGCTTACTAACCATCAGATTGAATCCAAGTTAATTCAAGTAGGAGACTTAACAGACCTTAATGGATTGGACAGTTATCTAAAAGAGATTAGTGAATCATTTGATTCAGTTGGTGGCATTATTGAAATCACTGTGAAGAATCCAGAAATTGGTTTAGGTGAGCCGTTTTTTGATTCAGTAGAATCCAAAATAAGCCATATGTTATTTTCAATACCAGCAGTAAAAGGTGTAGAGTTTGGTGTTGGATTTAAAGGGATAACCTTAAAGGGATCAGAGTTTAATGATTTGATTATCGATGAAAAAGGAAAAACAATCACCAATCATAACGGTGGAATTAATGGTGGGATTACAAACGGGAACGATATCGTACTTAGAGTCTTTATCAAACCAGCAAGTTCAATCTTTTTACCTCAGGAAACCTTTGACTTTGAGTCTAAGCAAATCAAAACTTTACAAATCAAAGGCAGACATGACGCCTGTATTGCGAGACGTGCATTAGTGGTGATTGAAGCTGCTTGTGCAATAGCACTCGCTGATCTATACTTAGAAAAACAATCTAGAGAATAA
- a CDS encoding chorismate mutase — protein MNKLEIARKNIDDIDMKMMELFKQRMNEVGSVLEYKKANHLPVFDAKREEMIKQSKGHLFNDDKLKPYYDMFFEELLRISRKFQEDHYE, from the coding sequence ATGAATAAACTAGAAATAGCTCGAAAAAACATCGATGATATCGATATGAAAATGATGGAGTTATTCAAACAACGTATGAATGAAGTAGGTAGTGTCTTAGAATATAAGAAGGCCAATCATCTACCAGTTTTTGATGCAAAAAGAGAAGAAATGATTAAACAATCAAAAGGCCATTTGTTTAATGATGATAAACTTAAGCCTTATTATGATATGTTTTTTGAGGAACTCTTGAGAATATCAAGGAAGTTTCAAGAGGATCATTATGAGTAG
- the aroB gene encoding 3-dehydroquinate synthase: MIINMPIETGSYDIHLDFNSMNDLKSYTKNYQEVFVITDEILYHIHAKRLIESLEKDPIFEVVKSGESSKSFITYESVINSLISKGIKRNSLIIAFGGGVIGDLAGFVSATLYRGIDYIQIPTSLLSMIDSSIGGKTGINTKQGKNLVGAFYTPKAVIIDPVFLETLPDKEYKNGMAEIIKAAMIKDSILFEKLENNSIGLLEMLERSILVKKHIVDLDPKEENLRMLLNFGHSFGHAIEQKSGYTTPHGFAVAEGMVLAVKTGIKLNITNKMVLKRMHNVMDKYDLGQLKEEPLKLIDQLLFDKKFKNGKLNLILVKDIGDSIIYPITKEEIYECYHKETH; encoded by the coding sequence ATGATCATTAATATGCCAATTGAAACTGGATCTTATGACATTCATTTAGACTTTAATTCAATGAATGATCTAAAATCCTATACGAAGAATTATCAAGAAGTTTTTGTAATAACAGATGAGATTTTGTATCATATCCATGCAAAAAGACTTATAGAATCATTAGAAAAAGATCCTATTTTTGAAGTTGTCAAATCAGGTGAATCATCTAAATCGTTTATAACTTACGAGAGTGTTATTAATTCTTTAATTTCAAAAGGCATAAAAAGAAACAGCTTAATCATTGCATTTGGCGGTGGTGTTATCGGAGATTTGGCTGGTTTTGTATCAGCAACACTCTATAGAGGGATTGATTATATACAAATTCCAACCTCTTTATTAAGTATGATTGATTCAAGTATTGGCGGAAAAACCGGTATCAATACAAAACAGGGTAAGAATCTTGTGGGTGCATTTTATACACCAAAAGCTGTTATCATTGATCCTGTTTTTTTAGAAACACTTCCTGATAAAGAATACAAAAATGGTATGGCAGAAATTATTAAAGCAGCCATGATAAAAGATTCGATTTTATTCGAAAAACTAGAAAACAATTCCATTGGATTACTAGAAATGTTAGAACGAAGTATATTGGTCAAAAAACATATCGTTGACCTTGATCCTAAAGAAGAAAACTTGAGAATGTTACTGAATTTCGGGCATTCATTTGGGCATGCGATTGAACAAAAAAGTGGTTATACGACTCCCCATGGGTTCGCAGTAGCTGAAGGAATGGTTCTTGCCGTTAAGACGGGAATTAAACTAAACATTACGAATAAAATGGTTTTAAAACGAATGCATAACGTGATGGATAAATATGATCTTGGACAATTAAAAGAAGAACCGTTAAAACTAATAGATCAATTACTATTCGATAAAAAGTTTAAAAATGGTAAACTAAACTTAATTCTAGTAAAAGACATTGGCGATTCCATTATCTACCCAATTACGAAGGAGGAAATCTATGAATGTTATCATAAAGAAACCCATTAG
- the aroF gene encoding 3-deoxy-7-phosphoheptulonate synthase: MIVQMKPQATRTEFDRITAFLIQKGFEIKDVSSQNIMVFGIIGDTKSLNATDLEAFEGVSQVTRVSTPYKLASRSFKKTDSIIKIRNGLEIGGDKFIVMAGPCSVESYENTYEIAKRAKASGATVLRGGAFKPRTSPYAFQGMGVEGLEILRKVADEFDMAVVSEIMSEDMIEAFEPYVDIYQIGARNMQNFHLLKQIGARTQKPILLKRGLSSTIEEWLMSAEYIMASGNPNVILCERGIRTFEKYTRNTLDISAVLAIQELSHLPVVIDPSHAAGKYSMIEKLSMASLAVGADGIIVEIHPDPEHALSDGAQSLKLDKFDHMMDSLKKLAEVLDKEI, translated from the coding sequence ATGATTGTACAAATGAAACCACAAGCAACAAGAACCGAATTTGATCGAATAACTGCATTTTTAATCCAAAAAGGTTTTGAGATAAAGGATGTCTCTTCTCAAAACATCATGGTTTTTGGGATTATTGGGGACACAAAGAGTCTAAATGCAACCGATTTAGAAGCCTTTGAAGGGGTATCTCAAGTCACGAGAGTATCTACACCTTATAAACTGGCATCTAGATCATTCAAGAAAACAGACTCAATCATCAAAATAAGAAATGGCCTGGAAATAGGTGGAGATAAATTTATAGTGATGGCTGGACCTTGTTCAGTAGAGTCCTATGAGAATACTTATGAAATTGCAAAACGTGCTAAAGCAAGTGGTGCAACCGTTTTAAGAGGTGGCGCATTTAAACCTAGAACAAGCCCTTATGCATTTCAAGGAATGGGAGTTGAAGGGCTAGAAATATTAAGAAAAGTCGCAGATGAGTTTGATATGGCAGTTGTATCGGAGATTATGAGTGAAGATATGATTGAGGCGTTTGAACCTTATGTCGATATTTATCAAATTGGGGCGCGTAATATGCAAAACTTTCATCTATTAAAACAAATAGGTGCGAGAACTCAAAAACCAATATTGCTAAAAAGAGGGTTATCATCAACCATTGAAGAATGGTTAATGAGCGCAGAATACATTATGGCAAGTGGGAACCCTAATGTTATTCTATGTGAAAGAGGCATACGTACATTTGAGAAGTATACTCGTAACACACTAGACATCAGTGCCGTTCTTGCGATTCAAGAGTTGTCTCATTTACCTGTCGTAATTGATCCTTCACATGCTGCTGGAAAATACTCAATGATTGAAAAGCTTTCTATGGCAAGTTTGGCTGTAGGTGCGGATGGAATCATCGTTGAAATACACCCTGATCCAGAACATGCCCTAAGTGACGGAGCTCAATCCTTAAAACTTGACAAGTTTGATCACATGATGGATTCTCTAAAAAAACTTGCCGAAGTGTTAGATAAAGAGATATAG
- the aroA gene encoding 3-phosphoshikimate 1-carboxyvinyltransferase: MNVIIKKPISGGTLDMISSKSLTHRALIAAALSKGQSRIIKPLLSEDTYATIDVLSKMGIKFQINQEEIIVDSNGLSLPTETLNCNESGSTLRFLIPIALLNEGEVTFDGKPGLRKRPLSEYISLFKQMGLQYEEISENLPLRVKGKIKSGEYHMRGDISSQFITGLLFALPMVDGDSKLIIDTPIESKDYVLMTIFILKKFGIDIMVKNNIFYIKGNQSYRKNDYEIPGDFSQAAFFLAAGVLGANIELKRLDINTHQADERMIEFIENMNGDIMIGNGSITAKKSKTIGQIHDLSQSPDIGPILALLCALSEGKSEIINASRLRIKESDRITSISTELRKLGAKITETKDGMKIQGVKTLRSCMDLDSWNDHRIVMTLAIAAIKVDGPIRIKNAEAINKSYPTFFEDYQKLGGVIEYE; the protein is encoded by the coding sequence ATGAATGTTATCATAAAGAAACCCATTAGTGGTGGAACATTAGATATGATTTCTTCAAAGTCTTTGACACACAGGGCATTAATTGCAGCAGCCCTTTCGAAAGGACAATCAAGAATTATTAAACCACTTCTATCTGAAGACACCTATGCGACAATAGATGTCTTAAGTAAGATGGGGATCAAGTTTCAAATCAACCAAGAAGAAATCATCGTTGATAGCAACGGTTTATCACTTCCAACTGAAACACTTAACTGTAATGAATCTGGTTCTACCTTGAGATTTCTAATCCCGATTGCCCTCTTAAATGAAGGCGAAGTCACGTTTGACGGTAAACCAGGGCTCCGTAAAAGACCACTTTCAGAGTACATTAGTCTTTTTAAGCAAATGGGACTTCAATATGAAGAGATTTCGGAAAATTTACCACTAAGAGTCAAAGGAAAAATCAAGTCTGGTGAATATCATATGAGAGGCGATATTTCCTCTCAATTTATCACTGGTTTGCTATTTGCTTTACCAATGGTAGATGGGGATTCGAAACTCATCATTGACACCCCAATCGAATCAAAGGATTATGTCTTAATGACGATATTTATTCTGAAGAAGTTTGGTATAGATATCATGGTTAAAAACAACATATTTTACATCAAAGGAAATCAAAGTTATCGTAAAAACGATTATGAGATTCCTGGCGATTTTTCACAAGCTGCATTCTTCTTGGCAGCAGGTGTTTTAGGGGCAAATATAGAACTTAAGCGGCTGGATATAAACACGCATCAAGCAGATGAAAGAATGATAGAATTCATCGAAAATATGAATGGAGACATAATGATTGGAAATGGCTCTATAACGGCCAAAAAATCTAAGACGATTGGTCAAATACATGATCTATCTCAATCTCCAGACATAGGTCCGATTTTGGCTTTATTATGCGCTTTATCAGAAGGTAAGTCAGAGATAATAAACGCGTCTAGACTTAGAATTAAAGAATCTGATCGAATTACTAGTATATCAACCGAACTTAGAAAACTTGGAGCAAAGATTACCGAGACTAAAGATGGTATGAAAATCCAAGGTGTTAAAACACTCAGATCATGTATGGATTTAGATTCTTGGAATGACCACAGAATCGTTATGACTCTTGCGATTGCCGCAATAAAAGTAGATGGTCCAATCCGTATTAAAAATGCAGAAGCCATCAACAAGTCTTATCCAACATTCTTTGAAGATTATCAAAAATTAGGTGGTGTGATTGAGTATGAATAA
- a CDS encoding shikimate dehydrogenase family protein translates to MSRYGLVGKDISYSYSKKIHEKIGEILSLRISYDILDSKDLLEVSSHVNQLRNGHYKGLNVTIPYKESIIDFCDELTEHARKINAVNTLYMKEEKLIGDNTDYIGFKAILDYYHINLNNQVVYVLGSGGASKAVCYALNQVGAKSVIISRNEHPSTNQLTKSYAFLDKLEKIHCIVNTTPVGTTPNVNQMPVSNSVASKTNIVIDLIYNPRETLLMKMVNFGINGSIMLIGQALKAQILWNDLKIPEPNVLYERLLEVIE, encoded by the coding sequence ATGAGTAGATATGGTTTAGTTGGTAAAGACATTAGCTACTCATACTCAAAAAAGATTCATGAAAAAATAGGTGAGATTCTATCTTTAAGAATTAGCTATGACATATTGGATTCTAAAGATTTATTGGAAGTATCTTCTCATGTTAATCAACTCAGAAACGGACACTATAAAGGGTTGAATGTTACCATTCCTTACAAAGAGTCAATTATTGACTTTTGTGATGAACTTACTGAGCATGCCCGAAAAATCAATGCAGTTAACACGCTTTATATGAAAGAAGAAAAACTGATTGGTGATAACACCGATTACATTGGTTTTAAGGCTATTCTAGACTACTATCACATTAATCTAAATAATCAGGTAGTGTATGTTTTAGGATCTGGCGGTGCTTCAAAGGCAGTATGCTACGCACTCAATCAAGTTGGTGCGAAATCTGTTATTATATCAAGAAATGAACACCCATCCACAAATCAACTTACAAAGTCCTATGCGTTCTTGGATAAGCTAGAAAAGATTCATTGTATCGTCAACACAACACCTGTAGGCACAACCCCAAACGTTAATCAAATGCCAGTTTCAAACAGTGTAGCTTCAAAAACAAATATTGTGATAGACCTAATTTACAATCCTCGTGAAACACTATTGATGAAAATGGTTAACTTCGGAATCAATGGATCTATCATGTTAATTGGACAAGCACTCAAAGCTCAAATACTATGGAATGATTTAAAGATTCCTGAACCAAATGTATTATATGAAAGATTGTTGGAGGTAATAGAATGA
- a CDS encoding prephenate dehydrogenase: MKVFIAGLGLIGGSYAEGLTKAGHEVYGYDPHEKTIDYALKHHFILKAGLEYIKDSEMIILGFYPTDNVAFIKEHSHRLQNNQIITDVSGIKKDMTRSIEEILPKGVKYCSHHPMAGREKRGIENASSLMFKNANFIITPTKHSSEDAILAIRQLANDLGFKRVSIITPEEHDELIGYTSQLPHAMAVALVNSNTHEKTESFTGDSYRDLTRIAVINELLWSELFFENKDNLLQAINVFEQELDKIKEAISNNDREALKSLFIKSTQRRREFK; this comes from the coding sequence ATGAAGGTATTTATCGCTGGATTAGGTCTGATTGGGGGCTCTTATGCCGAAGGGCTAACCAAGGCTGGACATGAAGTATATGGATATGATCCTCACGAGAAAACGATTGATTATGCGCTTAAACATCATTTCATCTTGAAGGCAGGATTAGAGTACATCAAAGACTCAGAAATGATAATCTTGGGTTTTTATCCAACAGATAATGTTGCTTTTATTAAAGAACACAGTCACCGATTACAAAATAACCAGATCATTACAGATGTATCTGGGATTAAAAAAGATATGACAAGGTCAATCGAAGAGATTCTTCCTAAAGGCGTTAAATACTGTAGTCATCATCCAATGGCCGGAAGAGAAAAAAGAGGCATAGAAAACGCGAGTTCTTTAATGTTTAAGAATGCCAACTTCATTATCACTCCGACAAAGCACTCAAGTGAAGATGCTATTCTCGCGATTCGGCAATTGGCCAATGATTTGGGGTTTAAACGGGTGAGTATCATCACACCAGAAGAACATGACGAATTGATTGGATATACCTCACAATTACCTCATGCGATGGCAGTTGCCTTAGTTAACTCAAACACACATGAGAAAACAGAGTCCTTTACAGGGGACTCCTATAGAGATTTAACTCGAATTGCCGTCATTAATGAATTGCTTTGGAGTGAACTATTCTTTGAGAACAAAGATAATTTATTACAAGCTATCAATGTATTCGAACAAGAACTAGACAAAATAAAAGAAGCAATCAGTAACAATGATCGAGAAGCATTAAAATCATTGTTCATCAAATCAACCCAAAGAAGGAGAGAGTTCAAATGA
- a CDS encoding ATP-dependent DNA helicase RecG → MTNIIQVKGVGKQLQLEFNHNGIFTTYDLVTRYPKKYESFTEDSLLLAVDKSIITVKGTLVSIPKIVNHRGSLKSLHFELLVEHEIVKVVAFRREYLKDQLIENMELTVKGKFEKKKKLITASQILTKKMETEFKPVYGLEGIYDTVVSKIISNIFAYQQVDIYETLPPQLIEKHHLINRKDMIELIHKPKSEQDIKKCYTRLKYEEALAFQYDLMRQRLELENDSKAIKHYDLSQVKSFIKDIPFELTQDQKDAVNDIFRDFKKPHPTKRLIQGDVGSGKTIVVGIAVMGAKTSGFQSALMAPTELLAFQHYEFFKSTFKDMKVGLLTGSTKDKKQLKEDLKAGKIDFLIGTHALVEEDVVFHNLGFVIIDEQHRFGVETRETLKDKGNADVVYLTATPIPRTLAIVLFGDMEISVIKEKPQGRKEIITRYFSGTQEHAVFEHVKKELNLGHKAYFIAPSIDALERGETVLSLYERASAVFKEHDVYLLHGKLSSKEKNDTLDSFANSKGGILVSTTVVEVGLDIKDATMMVIFDGEYFGLSQLHQLRGRVGRSDLQSYCYVLSKDSDIERLSLFSKTTDGFMLSEYDLKQRGPGEFLGVRQSGILRFDYANITDDFDLFTKAKLDAYTILKTKTLDSYYRKINGLKP, encoded by the coding sequence ATGACAAATATCATACAAGTTAAAGGGGTAGGAAAACAACTCCAATTAGAATTTAATCATAATGGAATATTCACGACCTATGACTTGGTAACGAGGTATCCAAAAAAGTACGAATCCTTTACTGAGGATTCTTTACTGTTGGCTGTAGATAAATCCATTATTACAGTTAAGGGCACCTTGGTATCTATCCCAAAAATAGTCAACCATAGAGGATCATTAAAAAGCCTTCATTTTGAATTATTGGTTGAACATGAAATCGTAAAAGTTGTCGCTTTTAGAAGAGAATACCTGAAAGATCAACTGATAGAAAACATGGAGTTAACAGTTAAAGGTAAGTTTGAGAAAAAGAAGAAACTTATCACAGCTTCACAAATACTTACAAAAAAGATGGAGACAGAGTTTAAACCAGTTTATGGGCTTGAAGGGATTTATGATACCGTAGTCTCCAAAATAATATCGAATATTTTCGCCTATCAACAAGTAGATATTTATGAAACATTGCCACCACAACTCATAGAAAAACATCATTTAATTAATCGTAAAGATATGATTGAATTGATCCATAAACCAAAATCTGAACAAGACATAAAAAAGTGTTATACCAGACTTAAATATGAAGAAGCTCTAGCCTTTCAATATGATTTAATGAGACAAAGATTAGAATTGGAAAACGACTCGAAAGCGATAAAACACTATGATCTTTCTCAAGTCAAATCATTTATTAAAGATATCCCATTTGAGTTAACCCAAGATCAAAAAGACGCGGTTAATGATATTTTTAGAGACTTTAAGAAACCTCATCCAACAAAAAGACTCATTCAAGGTGATGTTGGTTCTGGTAAGACGATTGTCGTTGGGATTGCTGTTATGGGCGCTAAAACCAGTGGGTTTCAAAGTGCATTGATGGCGCCTACAGAATTATTAGCATTCCAACACTATGAGTTTTTCAAGTCGACTTTTAAAGATATGAAAGTCGGTTTGTTGACAGGTTCAACCAAGGATAAAAAACAACTTAAAGAAGACTTAAAAGCAGGAAAAATCGATTTCTTAATTGGGACACATGCACTGGTTGAAGAAGATGTCGTTTTCCATAATTTAGGCTTTGTGATTATTGATGAACAACACCGTTTTGGCGTAGAAACCAGAGAAACACTTAAAGATAAAGGTAATGCTGATGTCGTTTATCTAACGGCAACACCTATTCCAAGAACACTTGCGATTGTACTTTTTGGCGATATGGAAATATCCGTCATTAAGGAAAAGCCACAAGGCAGAAAAGAAATAATCACTAGGTACTTTTCAGGTACACAGGAGCATGCAGTGTTTGAACATGTCAAAAAAGAACTTAATCTTGGTCATAAAGCGTATTTTATTGCACCATCCATTGATGCCTTAGAACGTGGAGAAACCGTGCTTAGTTTATATGAAAGAGCCTCTGCAGTCTTTAAAGAACACGATGTCTATTTATTGCATGGCAAGCTCTCGTCAAAAGAAAAAAATGATACACTGGACTCTTTCGCTAATTCAAAAGGTGGAATACTTGTATCCACAACTGTTGTTGAAGTAGGATTGGATATTAAAGACGCAACCATGATGGTTATTTTTGATGGAGAGTATTTTGGTCTTAGCCAACTTCACCAATTAAGAGGACGGGTTGGAAGAAGCGATCTTCAAAGTTACTGTTATGTACTTTCAAAAGATTCAGACATCGAAAGACTTAGTTTGTTCTCAAAAACTACCGATGGATTTATGTTATCAGAATACGATTTGAAACAACGAGGACCAGGAGAGTTTTTAGGGGTAAGACAAAGTGGTATTTTGAGATTTGATTATGCGAATATTACCGATGATTTTGATCTATTTACTAAGGCAAAACTTGACGCATATACCATATTGAAAACTAAAACATTGGACTCGTATTACAGGAAAATAAACGGACTAAAACCTTAA